The Arachis ipaensis cultivar K30076 chromosome B07, Araip1.1, whole genome shotgun sequence genome includes a window with the following:
- the LOC107607034 gene encoding exocyst complex component EXO70B1, with protein MTGRRLREAINGMFMQLEKLIKCDTSQAACPGGICPVTVEVMNHVNAVGEFGSSWLSAEVTRIIAMLESHLEAKSKHYSNPALGSVFLINNGRYIEKKAKQYQLDKILGNHWIRQRTAKVRENCEHYRRSSWEEVLGFLKLGMPNVEEAESMKKKLNLFNLRFKEIWMDQSAWFIHDEELKEEIIIPLGKIMSHTYGLFIWGFKSMLGRDADECIKYSVLDIEDLLKNLFSWRDE; from the coding sequence ATGACCGGAAGGAGACTAAGGGAAGCAATCAACGGGATGTTCATGCAGCTTGAGAAGTTGATAAAATGTGATACATCGCAAGCAGCTTGTCCTGGAGGTATTTGCCCTGTTACCGTCGAAGTGATGAACCATGTTAACGCTGTTGGAGAGTTTGGGTCTTCTTGGCTTTCTGCGGAGGTAACTAGAATAATTGCAATGTTGGAAAGCCATCTGGAAGCTAAGTCCAAACATTACAGCAACCCTGCTTTGGGCTCTGTTTTCTTGATAAATAATGGGAGGTACATTGAAAAGAAGGCAAAACAGTACCAATTGGATAAGATTTTGGGCAATCATTGGATCCGACAAAGGACTGCTAAAGTCCGAGAAAACTGTGAACACTACAGAAGAAGCTCGTGGGAagaggttttagggtttttgaaACTTGGCATGCCTAACGTTGAAGAAGCAGAGTCAATGAAAAAGAAGCTCAATCTGTTCAACTTGCGGTTTAAGGAGATATGGATGGATCAGAGTGCATGGTTTATCCATGATGAAGAGCTAAAGGAAGAGATAATAATACCGCTGGGAAAGATCATGTCTCATACCTATGGATTGTTCATTTGGGGTTTCAAGAGCATGCTTGGTAGGGATGCTGACGAGTGTATCAAGTATTCAGTTTTAGACATTGAAGACCTTCTGAAGAATTTGTTTAGCTGGAGAGATGAATAA
- the LOC107608081 gene encoding uncharacterized protein LOC107608081, whose protein sequence is MNMMLRPLLIQIQSYLMQPCVWRLLGSASALIGLISYYALSSSFYQLFGGWTLFKIFAYSIFSIIICLMILFAKLWQQLKGLSSEAHMAFFVLTITSVYSYFSDKAMKGKPDAYSVTSYAAFAVTSLSLQRQSESHFGFEVDLLYFFLGCVIVQFMKIDLWLGFVGIGFSYSLIILRSSLDAPAQNRHQRFHDQQHLVVEVSMNPLQVNNSINSNLVRSSMLQEAPQTGLEAKHLPSMEGRLWADLAVVNMLKCNLNNYLQDKVDRIPEVLVSDHNFLIDEIPSQVLIDLHVSVGTMIVTGLEKECVDQYCSWRRGFVQLAEEELWTQEIDEKRRIKSWIKVSNVSLKILFPNERRLCDRVFLGFPYLADYSFAQICNEFTTNLLDFANGFANGSHLLNLLPSVLQVFGVLHELIPEFESLFFGPIQCIA, encoded by the coding sequence ATGAACATGATGCTTAGGCCCCTGCTCATCCAAATTCAAAGCTACCTCATGCAGCCATGTGTATGGAGATTATTGGGTTCCGCATCAGCGCTTATTGGACTCATATCCTACTACGCTCTCAGCTCCTCCTTCTACCAACTCTTTGGAGGTTGGACCTTATTCAAAATCTTTGCTTATAGCATCTTCAGTATCATCATTTGTCTCATGATTTTGTTTGCAAAATTATGGCAACAACTAAAGGGCCTCAGCTCTGAAGCTCACATGGCGTTCTTCGTTTTGACCATCACCTCTGTCTATTCCTACTTTTCTGATAAAGCCATGAAAGGGAAACCAGATGCTTATAGCGTAACATCCTATGCTGCTTTTGCCGTTACATCGCTTAGCTTGCAAAGGCAGAGTGAGTCTCACTTTGGATTTGAAGTTGATTTGCTCTATTTCTTCTTAGGATGTGTGATAGTACAGTTCATGAAGATAGATTTGTGGTTAGGATTTGTTGGAATTGGTTTCAGTTATTCCTTAATAATTCTTCGTTCGTCTTTAGATGCACCGGCACAAAACCGACATCAAAGATTCCATGATCAGCAGCATCTTGTTGTTGAAGTGAGTATGAATCCATTACAAGTCAACAATAGTATTAATAGCAATCTTGTTAGGAGTAGTATGCTTCAAGAGGCTCCACAGACGGGTCTAGAAGCAAAGCACCTGCCGAGTATGGAGGGGCGTCTGTGGGCTGATTTGGCTGTTGTGAACATGCTTAAGTGCAATTTGAACAATTATCTTCAAGATAAGGTTGATCGGATTCCGGAGGTCCTAGTGAGTGACCATAACTTCCTCATTGATGAGATTCCATCGCAAGTACTTATTGACCTTCATGTAAGCGTAGGTACGATGATTGTAACTGGGTTAGAGAAGGAGTGTGTGGACCAATACTGCAGTTGGAGGAGAGGGTTCGTACAATTGGCGGAGGAGGAGCTTTGGACACAAGAAATCGACGAGAAGAGGAGAATTAAGAGTTGGATTAAAGTTTCCAATGTTTCTCTCAAGATATTGTTTCCTAATGAAAGAAGACTCTGCGATCGCGTCTTCTTGGGGTTTCCTTATCTTGCGGATTATTCTTTCGCGCAGATTTGCAATGAATTCACCACTAATCTGCTTGATTTCGCCAATGGTTTTGCTAATGGTAGCCATCTGCTGAATCTTTTGCCCAGTGTCCTCCAAGTGTTCGGTGTATTGCATGAACTAATTCCAGAATTTGAGTCACTGTTTTTTGGACCAATTCAGTGTATCGCTTAG